The proteins below come from a single Drosophila teissieri strain GT53w chromosome 3L, Prin_Dtei_1.1, whole genome shotgun sequence genomic window:
- the LOC122616076 gene encoding uncharacterized protein LOC122616076 isoform X10: MDECDNPVVVVSLGKLASQQLNEGVAEPSAENSDQQQEQHNCDYKEPSIDDKEALLEQDLHKSSVEEDAANDAEVEAVIMGQAESKKQGSKSGRRQHNGNGNGNGNPTEAMEQNQTVHTKGTAMSFGFRKKLNGTPKKFKKLLEGGDKSATRTADTKDDNGNAAVPVHFEKVGAAAVQKAGTLATGAAGGRFGYRGAVPRPSSAGFTAPSEDSESESMANAQNNINNNNNNNNNNGRGAENGPVLVSNLKRRSKSAHAGRSGDGEPKIAQPKTLTFNLNQNTTIEYQRRQFFGEIADETSGSGSGSGTGTGSRAMQPRYNYNNLASMHANVIVRPTPRPTPASYAKFTLQTVSLPRPEYPVAISLTATTPTTPSSSVQSPVPAHSTGARAKDISTSSRQHPLTSVHVQPQSRHLDQKSVKQLTNNSTRRGFSGSREISADSGIASMDMALDSSSGSSVGSKRSRSRPRNLKMVMSGRHTFEVRDADDPPSSESNSFVEPLALPKLPTDGSQSIPLPLLGLVRSNTVLSRETYERRQAETPGSQDQQDADSEKPKTSGSDESESVDEEKLYLDSSTSEKSAKHQSQSSVASTWRHQAGESLAAQDCSSMSMSISSDTQAPENPRDNDKEEDMSLGLDEISMIHTDMQFSTISSITETPPKVGQESLLNLHLVDNREAGTSRPRSFNNALNESKFAELALASSSCLLLDDETSPTDSLVSSTEDSEEAGGKLQKHKLNEERQQKDIDDIDLDDISPVLELDLDPPGGRSPISPGTPTHASHSLSLGSDCGNLIDDEIADQPALLCNSEAHEVATDTPTLMETLTHTQTGSLRSLKSQSKARTALQQAIELSLRTPAAVRKAVMDRAESLDTLSPCESICSDDLMMDFDMNSSVDSIDHMANSTGRSRSGSDLHKIGGGQDMDPMQAETEAELLSELERRGSDVMKELNTLLRGRRQRGGPRERISAQLPARATRLLNRSRLQDQQLAGNDSDNSLRSSHSGGASAAAAAARKRSTANSRTSSGSTASLPRQRHLQQQHLGLGGAAGGGGGGGGATASGTSTQRCGGELHSSSDDLMLYDKSFRNAMIQDVLQFKKQLLRLRRILQETETLNPFENDNVQLFAACGLDSKQLNDIDLASLTSSTTEDPLQELSDLRRQGQVDDRDRTIRLQRDLIEQLEAEKRQKSAANGPASGGDQGKELISMATQTERTRPLAIGAEGLSRSKPEYTSYTTHFPMLHLHDSTLAATTIIRHHQSNHNQQEQQQPKQQQADKSCPAISQTRRHTIISTTLTNYNQQLAAAFPDAPRRSSIGWDTIPTMPTPTAHGNASKPVRITLIGEALPLHKKSSTGSLCSSSTSSSSSSTSSLAQNANVVVKRRYPNGCQSVKSGSSAHYQPLYNSNKMTSPTVTIV; encoded by the exons ATGGATGAATGCGACAACCCCGTCGTCGTCGTATCACTAGGAAAACTCGCATCGCAGCAGCTGAACGAGGGGGTCGCCGAGCCGAGCGCGGAAAATTCggatcagcagcaggagcagcacaaTTGTGACTACAAAGAGCCGAGCATCGATGATAAGGAAGCGCTCCTAGAGCAGGACCTTCACAAATCATCAGTCGAGGAGGACGCAGCCAACGACGCGGAAGTCGAGGCAGTCATCATG GGACAGGCGGAGAGCAAGAAGCAGGGCAGCAAGTCGGGTCGCCGCCAGCACAATGGCAAcggaaatgggaatggcaatcCCACGGAGGCGATGGAACAGAATCAGACGGTGCACACCAAAGGCACCGCCATGTCCTTCGGTTTCCGCAAGAAGCTCAATGGGACGCCCAAGAAGTTCAAGAAACTCCTGGAAGGCGGCGACAAAAGCGCAACTCGCACCGCCGACACAAAGGATGACAACGGAAATGCAG CTGTGCCCGTTCACTTCGAGAAAGTAGGCGCCGCCGCTGTCCAGAAAGCTGGCACCTTGGCGACAGGTGCGGCCGGCGGACGTTTCGGTTATCGTGgggcggtgccacgcccctcctCTGCGGGCTTTACGGCGCCCAGCGAGGActccgaatcggaatcgatgGCCAATGCACagaacaacatcaacaacaacaacaacaataataacaataacggACGTGGAGCGGAAAATGGTCCGGTGCTGGTGAGCAATT TGAAACGCCGCTCCAAGAGCGCACATGCCGGACGATCCGGAGATGGGGAGCCCAAAATAGCCCAGCCCAAGACGCTGACGTTCAACCTGAATCAGAACACCACCATCGAGTACCAGCGGCGTCAGTTCTTCGGCGAGATCGCGGATGAAACGTCGGGTTCAGGATCCGGATCGGGTACGGGTACGGGATCGAGAGCCATGCAGCCGAGATATAACTACAACAATCTGGCCAGCATGCATGCCAATGTCAT AGTTCGCCCCACACCGCGACCCACTCCAGCCAGCTACGCCAAGTTCACCCTGCAGACAGTGAGCCTGCCCAGGCCGGAGTACCCGGTGGCCATCAGCTTGACAGCCACCACACCGACCACGCCCAGCAGCAGTGTGCAGTCACCCGTGCCCGCCCATTCGACAGGTGCCAGGGCCAAGGACATATCCACCAGTTCCAGGCAACATCCCCTGACCTCGGTGCATGTGCAACCGCAGTCGCGTCATCTGGACCAGAAGAGCGTGAAGCAGCTGACGAATAACTCAACGCGACGGGGATTCTCCGGCAGCAGGGAGATTAGCGCAGATTCTGGGATAGCCAGCATGGACATGGCGTTGGACAGCAGTTCGGGCAGCTCGGTGGGTTCCAAGAGGAGTCGAAGCAGGCCCAGGAACCTGAAGATGGTGATGAGTGGACGGCACACGTTCGAGGTGCGCGATGCCGATGATCCGCCGTCCAGTGAGTCCAACTCCTTTGTGGAACCGCTGGCACTACCCAAGTTACCCACTGATGGCAGTCAGAGTATTCCTCTGCCATTACTGGGCTTGGTGCGATCCAATACGGTGTTGAGTCGGGAGACTTACGAGCGGCGTCAGGCGGAGACTCCGGGATCCCAGGATCAGCAGGATGCGGATTCGGAAAAACCCAAGACAAGCGGCTCCGATGAGAGCGAGAGTGTGGATGAGGAGAAGCTCTACTTGGACTCGTCCACCTCCGAAAAGAGTGCCAAACATCAGAGCCAATCCTCAGTGGCCTCCACTTGGCGTCACCAGGCGGGTGAATCTCTGGCCGCCCAGGATTGCAGCAGCATGAGCATGAGCATCAGTAGTGACACCCAGGCTCCGGAAAATCCGCGTGATAATGACAAGGAGGAGGACATGTCCTTGGGTCTGGATGAGATCAGTATGATCCACACTGACATGCAGTTTAGCACAATCT CTTCAATAACGGAAACTCCGCCCAAAGTGGGCCAGGAGTCCCTGCTCAATCTCCACCTGGTGGACAATCGGGAGGCAGGCACCTCGCGTCCCCGCTCCTTCAACAATGCTCTCAATGAATCCAAGTTTGCCGAGCTGGCCTTGGCCAGTAGCAGTTGCCTCCTGTTGGATGATGAAACTTCGCCCACGGACAGTTTGGTCAGCAGCACCGAGGACTCCGAGGAGGCGGGTGGCAAGTTGCAGAAGCACAAGCTCAACGAGGAGCGTCAGCAGAAGGACATCGATGACATCGACCTAGATGATATTTCGCCGGTTCTCGAACTGGACCTGGATCCGCCAGGTGGGCGAAGTCCCATTTCACCCGGCACTCCCACTCATGCATCCCACTCCCTTTCTCTGGGCTCGGATTGCGGAAATCTCATAGATGATGAGATCGCCGATCAGCCGGCTCTGCTGTGCAACAGTGAAGCCCACGAGGTGGCCACCGATACGCCCACCTTGATGGAAACCCTTACCCACACCCAAACAGGATCCCTGAGATCCTTGAAGAGTCAGTCGAAGGCTCGTACCGCTCTGCAGCAGGCCATCGAGTTGAGTTTGAGGACACCGGCAGCGGTGCGCAAGGCAGTTATGGATCGAGCCGAATCCTTGGACACTCTATCGCCCTGCGAGTCCATTTGCTCCGATGACCTGATGATGGACTTCGACATGAACAGCAGTGTGGACTCCATCGATCACATGGCCAATTCCACGGgtcgcagtcgcagtggcTCGGATCTTCACAAGATTGGTGGTGGTCAGGACATGGATCCCATGCAGGCGGAGACCGAGGCGGAACTTCTATCTGAGTTGGAGCGCAGGGGCAGTGATGTGATGAAGGAGCTCAATACTTTGCTGCGCGGCAGGAGGCAGCGCGGTGGACCAAGGGAGAGGATTAG CGCCCAACTGCCTGCGCGCGCCACCAGATTGCTGAACCGCTCCCGTCTGCAGGACCAGCAGCTCGCCGGCAACGATTCGGACAACAGCCTGAGGTCCTCCCACAGCGGCGGAGCttcggcagcggcggcggcggccaggaAGCGAAGCACGGCCAACTCCAGGACCTCGTCGGGATCCACGGCCAGTCTGCCCCGTCAGCggcacctgcagcagcagcacctgggCTTGGGTGGCGCagcaggaggtggaggtggaggtggtggagccACTGCATCCGGAACATCCACCCAGCGGTGCGGGGGAGAGCTGCACAGCTCGTCGGACGATCTGATGTTGTATGACAAGTCCTTCCGCAATGCCATGATCCAGGATGTGCTGCAGTTCAAGAAGCAGCTGCTTCGACTGCGGCGAATACTCCAGGAG ACGGAAACGCTCAATCCCTTCGAGAACGACAACGTCCAGCTGTTCGCCGCCTGCGGATTGGACAGCAAGCAGCTGAATGACATCGATCTGGCCAGCCTGACCTCGTCCACGACGGAGGATCCGCTCCAGGAGCTATCGGATCTACGTAGACAG GGTCAAGTGGACGATCGTGATCGCACCATTCGCCTGCAGCGAGATCTTATCGAGCAACTGGAGGCCGAGAAGAGGCAGAAGTCGGCGGCGAATGGACCTGCCTCTGGCGGGGATCAGGGCAAGGAGCTCATCAGCATGGCCACCCAAACGGAGCGG ACACGACCACTTGCCATTGGTGCGGAGGGTTTGTCCAG AAGTAAGCCCGAATATACCAGTTATACCACGCACTTTCCGATGCTCCACTTGCACGATTCCACGCTGGCAGCCACCACGATAATCCGTCATCACCAGAGCAACCACAAccagcaagagcagcagcagccaaagcagcagcaggcggatAAATCCTGTCCAGCTATCAGCCAGACCCGCCGGCACACCATTATCTCCACCACGCTGACCAACTACAATCAGCAGCTGGCGGCGGCGTTTCCCGATGCCCCCCGACGCTCCTCCATCGGTTGGGATACCATCCCGACCATGCCCACACCCACGGCCCATGGCAACGCCTCGAAGCCGGTGAGGATTACGCTAATCGGGGAGGCACTGCCGCTGCACAAGAAGTCATCCACCGGATCGCTGTGCTCCTCATCAacgtcgtcctcctcctcatccacatcctcgtTGGCCCAAAATGCGAATGTGGTGGTCAAGAGGCGCTACCCCAATGGCTGTCAGAGTGTTAAGAGCGGATCGAGTGCCCATTATCAGCCGTtgtacaacagcaacaagatgACAAGCCCAACCGTAACTATAGTCTGA
- the LOC122616076 gene encoding uncharacterized protein LOC122616076 isoform X6 → MGKCVSRQSAPLHELESPDAQQHHQSVLTIAVSHEDLAQAHEIWQRLTGSNEYIAAGPPSQLLEEEPFYYTISRRRQPEQQLARQLELEQEQEQAVLHIESLYNDAAIAPAEPVTSASEPEYSTCQEFLLHELLQVIEEHASSTSTSNSTSSSTTNYILNQARIRPEPQLPVENNGWLAAVGQAESKKQGSKSGRRQHNGNGNGNGNPTEAMEQNQTVHTKGTAMSFGFRKKLNGTPKKFKKLLEGGDKSATRTADTKDDNGNAAVPVHFEKVGAAAVQKAGTLATGAAGGRFGYRGAVPRPSSAGFTAPSEDSESESMANAQNNINNNNNNNNNNGRGAENGPVLVSNLKRRSKSAHAGRSGDGEPKIAQPKTLTFNLNQNTTIEYQRRQFFGEIADETSGSGSGSGTGTGSRAMQPRYNYNNLASMHANVIVRPTPRPTPASYAKFTLQTVSLPRPEYPVAISLTATTPTTPSSSVQSPVPAHSTGARAKDISTSSRQHPLTSVHVQPQSRHLDQKSVKQLTNNSTRRGFSGSREISADSGIASMDMALDSSSGSSVGSKRSRSRPRNLKMVMSGRHTFEVRDADDPPSSESNSFVEPLALPKLPTDGSQSIPLPLLGLVRSNTVLSRETYERRQAETPGSQDQQDADSEKPKTSGSDESESVDEEKLYLDSSTSEKSAKHQSQSSVASTWRHQAGESLAAQDCSSMSMSISSDTQAPENPRDNDKEEDMSLGLDEISMIHTDMQFSTISSITETPPKVGQESLLNLHLVDNREAGTSRPRSFNNALNESKFAELALASSSCLLLDDETSPTDSLVSSTEDSEEAGGKLQKHKLNEERQQKDIDDIDLDDISPVLELDLDPPGGRSPISPGTPTHASHSLSLGSDCGNLIDDEIADQPALLCNSEAHEVATDTPTLMETLTHTQTGSLRSLKSQSKARTALQQAIELSLRTPAAVRKAVMDRAESLDTLSPCESICSDDLMMDFDMNSSVDSIDHMANSTGRSRSGSDLHKIGGGQDMDPMQAETEAELLSELERRGSDVMKELNTLLRGRRQRGGPRERISAQLPARATRLLNRSRLQDQQLAGNDSDNSLRSSHSGGASAAAAAARKRSTANSRTSSGSTASLPRQRHLQQQHLGLGGAAGGGGGGGGATASGTSTQRCGGELHSSSDDLMLYDKSFRNAMIQDVLQFKKQLLRLRRILQETETLNPFENDNVQLFAACGLDSKQLNDIDLASLTSSTTEDPLQELSDLRRQVVYLQGQVDDRDRTIRLQRDLIEQLEAEKRQKSAANGPASGGDQGKELISMATQTERTRPLAIGAEGLSRLQFGEQQSPKK, encoded by the exons ATGGGCAAGTGTGTTTCCCGGCAGTCGGCTCCGCTCCACGAACTTGAATCCCCAGACGCACAGCAGCATCATCAATCTGTATTGACAATCGCAGTGTCCCACGAAGATTTGGCCCAGGCACACGAAATCTGGCAACGGCTGACAGGGAGTAATGAATACATTGCAGCCGGGCCACCCTcccagctgctggaggaggaaCCCTTTTATTACACTATCAGCCGTCGAAGGCAGCCGGAGCAGCAACTGGCGaggcagctggagctggagcaggagcaggagcaggccGTGTTGCACATCGAGTCCCTTTACAATGATGCCGCCATTGCCCCAGCGGAACCGGTGACATCAGCCAGCGAACCGGAGTACTCCACTTGCCAGGAATTCCTGCTGCACGAACTGCTGCAGGTCATCGAGGAGCATGCatcctccacatccacatccaactCCACATCCAGCTCCACAACCAACTACATCCTGAATCAGGCCAGAATCAGGCCAGAACCTCAATTACCCGTGGAGAACAACGGCTGgctggcggcggtg GGACAGGCGGAGAGCAAGAAGCAGGGCAGCAAGTCGGGTCGCCGCCAGCACAATGGCAAcggaaatgggaatggcaatcCCACGGAGGCGATGGAACAGAATCAGACGGTGCACACCAAAGGCACCGCCATGTCCTTCGGTTTCCGCAAGAAGCTCAATGGGACGCCCAAGAAGTTCAAGAAACTCCTGGAAGGCGGCGACAAAAGCGCAACTCGCACCGCCGACACAAAGGATGACAACGGAAATGCAG CTGTGCCCGTTCACTTCGAGAAAGTAGGCGCCGCCGCTGTCCAGAAAGCTGGCACCTTGGCGACAGGTGCGGCCGGCGGACGTTTCGGTTATCGTGgggcggtgccacgcccctcctCTGCGGGCTTTACGGCGCCCAGCGAGGActccgaatcggaatcgatgGCCAATGCACagaacaacatcaacaacaacaacaacaataataacaataacggACGTGGAGCGGAAAATGGTCCGGTGCTGGTGAGCAATT TGAAACGCCGCTCCAAGAGCGCACATGCCGGACGATCCGGAGATGGGGAGCCCAAAATAGCCCAGCCCAAGACGCTGACGTTCAACCTGAATCAGAACACCACCATCGAGTACCAGCGGCGTCAGTTCTTCGGCGAGATCGCGGATGAAACGTCGGGTTCAGGATCCGGATCGGGTACGGGTACGGGATCGAGAGCCATGCAGCCGAGATATAACTACAACAATCTGGCCAGCATGCATGCCAATGTCAT AGTTCGCCCCACACCGCGACCCACTCCAGCCAGCTACGCCAAGTTCACCCTGCAGACAGTGAGCCTGCCCAGGCCGGAGTACCCGGTGGCCATCAGCTTGACAGCCACCACACCGACCACGCCCAGCAGCAGTGTGCAGTCACCCGTGCCCGCCCATTCGACAGGTGCCAGGGCCAAGGACATATCCACCAGTTCCAGGCAACATCCCCTGACCTCGGTGCATGTGCAACCGCAGTCGCGTCATCTGGACCAGAAGAGCGTGAAGCAGCTGACGAATAACTCAACGCGACGGGGATTCTCCGGCAGCAGGGAGATTAGCGCAGATTCTGGGATAGCCAGCATGGACATGGCGTTGGACAGCAGTTCGGGCAGCTCGGTGGGTTCCAAGAGGAGTCGAAGCAGGCCCAGGAACCTGAAGATGGTGATGAGTGGACGGCACACGTTCGAGGTGCGCGATGCCGATGATCCGCCGTCCAGTGAGTCCAACTCCTTTGTGGAACCGCTGGCACTACCCAAGTTACCCACTGATGGCAGTCAGAGTATTCCTCTGCCATTACTGGGCTTGGTGCGATCCAATACGGTGTTGAGTCGGGAGACTTACGAGCGGCGTCAGGCGGAGACTCCGGGATCCCAGGATCAGCAGGATGCGGATTCGGAAAAACCCAAGACAAGCGGCTCCGATGAGAGCGAGAGTGTGGATGAGGAGAAGCTCTACTTGGACTCGTCCACCTCCGAAAAGAGTGCCAAACATCAGAGCCAATCCTCAGTGGCCTCCACTTGGCGTCACCAGGCGGGTGAATCTCTGGCCGCCCAGGATTGCAGCAGCATGAGCATGAGCATCAGTAGTGACACCCAGGCTCCGGAAAATCCGCGTGATAATGACAAGGAGGAGGACATGTCCTTGGGTCTGGATGAGATCAGTATGATCCACACTGACATGCAGTTTAGCACAATCT CTTCAATAACGGAAACTCCGCCCAAAGTGGGCCAGGAGTCCCTGCTCAATCTCCACCTGGTGGACAATCGGGAGGCAGGCACCTCGCGTCCCCGCTCCTTCAACAATGCTCTCAATGAATCCAAGTTTGCCGAGCTGGCCTTGGCCAGTAGCAGTTGCCTCCTGTTGGATGATGAAACTTCGCCCACGGACAGTTTGGTCAGCAGCACCGAGGACTCCGAGGAGGCGGGTGGCAAGTTGCAGAAGCACAAGCTCAACGAGGAGCGTCAGCAGAAGGACATCGATGACATCGACCTAGATGATATTTCGCCGGTTCTCGAACTGGACCTGGATCCGCCAGGTGGGCGAAGTCCCATTTCACCCGGCACTCCCACTCATGCATCCCACTCCCTTTCTCTGGGCTCGGATTGCGGAAATCTCATAGATGATGAGATCGCCGATCAGCCGGCTCTGCTGTGCAACAGTGAAGCCCACGAGGTGGCCACCGATACGCCCACCTTGATGGAAACCCTTACCCACACCCAAACAGGATCCCTGAGATCCTTGAAGAGTCAGTCGAAGGCTCGTACCGCTCTGCAGCAGGCCATCGAGTTGAGTTTGAGGACACCGGCAGCGGTGCGCAAGGCAGTTATGGATCGAGCCGAATCCTTGGACACTCTATCGCCCTGCGAGTCCATTTGCTCCGATGACCTGATGATGGACTTCGACATGAACAGCAGTGTGGACTCCATCGATCACATGGCCAATTCCACGGgtcgcagtcgcagtggcTCGGATCTTCACAAGATTGGTGGTGGTCAGGACATGGATCCCATGCAGGCGGAGACCGAGGCGGAACTTCTATCTGAGTTGGAGCGCAGGGGCAGTGATGTGATGAAGGAGCTCAATACTTTGCTGCGCGGCAGGAGGCAGCGCGGTGGACCAAGGGAGAGGATTAG CGCCCAACTGCCTGCGCGCGCCACCAGATTGCTGAACCGCTCCCGTCTGCAGGACCAGCAGCTCGCCGGCAACGATTCGGACAACAGCCTGAGGTCCTCCCACAGCGGCGGAGCttcggcagcggcggcggcggccaggaAGCGAAGCACGGCCAACTCCAGGACCTCGTCGGGATCCACGGCCAGTCTGCCCCGTCAGCggcacctgcagcagcagcacctgggCTTGGGTGGCGCagcaggaggtggaggtggaggtggtggagccACTGCATCCGGAACATCCACCCAGCGGTGCGGGGGAGAGCTGCACAGCTCGTCGGACGATCTGATGTTGTATGACAAGTCCTTCCGCAATGCCATGATCCAGGATGTGCTGCAGTTCAAGAAGCAGCTGCTTCGACTGCGGCGAATACTCCAGGAG ACGGAAACGCTCAATCCCTTCGAGAACGACAACGTCCAGCTGTTCGCCGCCTGCGGATTGGACAGCAAGCAGCTGAATGACATCGATCTGGCCAGCCTGACCTCGTCCACGACGGAGGATCCGCTCCAGGAGCTATCGGATCTACGTAGACAGGTGGTTTACCTTCAG GGTCAAGTGGACGATCGTGATCGCACCATTCGCCTGCAGCGAGATCTTATCGAGCAACTGGAGGCCGAGAAGAGGCAGAAGTCGGCGGCGAATGGACCTGCCTCTGGCGGGGATCAGGGCAAGGAGCTCATCAGCATGGCCACCCAAACGGAGCGG ACACGACCACTTGCCATTGGTGCGGAGGGTTTGTCCAG ACTACAATTTGGGGAGCAACAG AGTCCCAAG AAGTAA